The proteins below come from a single Streptomyces sp. B3I8 genomic window:
- a CDS encoding VOC family protein has protein sequence MAENPPPARDDDTDADAPGTGRPGGEQPGRGRPGKGPHGPHAPETGVRTPDAPGAGEPGADTPDADADADAGTSARTRTGTRTDAPAFAEGVPCWIEVQLSDVEAGRRFYGELFGWSFEPAHDAVLWARRDGASVAALVPKGDGRMPTVWTVYFAAPDLAALTGRIRGAGGQVITGPSPVGPGPGTGRPLGVMALAADPEGAVFGLWQAGAHAGFARRHEPGTFTWAELYTRDTRAANDFYADLFHDALFGPGAAPDFGRAAVADVFPPEMPPHFLVHFAVGDVTKALATVQRLGGRTQVSPFSTSYGTVAVVTDNQGASFALLER, from the coding sequence ATGGCCGAAAACCCGCCCCCCGCCCGCGACGACGACACCGACGCCGACGCACCGGGCACGGGGCGACCGGGCGGGGAGCAGCCGGGCAGGGGGCGACCGGGCAAGGGCCCGCACGGCCCGCACGCCCCCGAAACCGGCGTGCGCACCCCCGACGCGCCGGGCGCGGGGGAGCCCGGGGCCGACACGCCCGACGCCGACGCCGACGCCGACGCCGGCACCAGCGCCCGCACCCGAACCGGCACCCGCACCGACGCCCCCGCGTTCGCGGAGGGGGTGCCCTGCTGGATCGAGGTGCAGCTGTCCGACGTCGAGGCCGGCCGGCGGTTCTACGGCGAACTCTTCGGGTGGAGCTTCGAGCCCGCCCACGACGCCGTGCTGTGGGCCCGCCGCGACGGGGCTTCCGTGGCGGCGCTCGTGCCCAAGGGCGACGGACGGATGCCGACCGTCTGGACCGTGTACTTCGCCGCCCCCGACCTCGCCGCCCTCACCGGCCGGATCCGCGGGGCCGGCGGCCAGGTGATCACCGGCCCGAGTCCCGTCGGTCCCGGCCCCGGAACCGGCCGCCCGCTCGGCGTCATGGCGCTCGCCGCCGACCCCGAGGGCGCCGTCTTCGGGCTCTGGCAGGCCGGCGCGCACGCCGGTTTCGCGCGCCGGCACGAACCGGGCACCTTCACCTGGGCCGAGCTGTACACCCGGGACACCCGCGCCGCGAACGACTTCTACGCCGACCTCTTCCACGACGCCCTGTTCGGGCCCGGTGCCGCCCCGGACTTCGGCCGTGCGGCGGTCGCCGACGTGTTCCCGCCCGAGATGCCGCCGCATTTCCTCGTCCACTTCGCGGTCGGTGACGTGACGAAGGCGCTCGCGACCGTCCAGCGCCTGGGCGGCCGTACCCAGGTGAGCCCCTTCTCGACGTCGTACGGCACGGTGGCGGTGGTCACGGACAACCAGGGCGCTTCCTTCGCCCTGCTGGAGCGCTGA
- a CDS encoding TetR family transcriptional regulator, whose amino-acid sequence MRTVDGRVAGRRGQATRQKLLDCLGEMLSSSPYRDVKVIDVARKAGTSPATFYQYFPDVEGAVLEIAERMAGESAVLGELVEGRSWTGRSGWTTAHEFVDGFLDFWRKNDAILRVVELGAAEGDKRFHKIRMKILNSLHGSLSEAIAELQSKGRVDKDVHPAAMAGSIVTMLAAVASHQKGPQSWGVKAAELKPNLALLVYMGVTGRKPTK is encoded by the coding sequence GTGCGTACCGTCGACGGCCGCGTGGCCGGTCGACGCGGGCAGGCGACGCGGCAGAAACTGCTCGACTGCCTCGGTGAGATGCTCAGTTCCTCGCCCTACCGGGACGTCAAGGTCATCGACGTCGCACGCAAGGCGGGCACGTCACCCGCGACCTTCTACCAGTACTTTCCGGACGTCGAGGGAGCCGTCCTGGAGATCGCCGAGCGCATGGCCGGCGAGAGCGCCGTGCTCGGCGAACTGGTCGAGGGCCGCTCCTGGACGGGCCGTTCCGGCTGGACGACCGCCCACGAATTCGTCGACGGCTTCCTCGACTTCTGGCGCAAAAACGACGCCATCCTCCGGGTGGTCGAACTCGGTGCCGCAGAAGGGGATAAACGTTTCCACAAGATCAGGATGAAGATCCTCAACTCGCTGCACGGCTCGCTGTCGGAAGCGATCGCCGAACTCCAGTCCAAGGGCCGCGTCGACAAGGACGTCCACCCGGCGGCGATGGCCGGTTCGATCGTGACGATGCTCGCCGCGGTCGCCTCGCATCAGAAGGGCCCCCAGTCCTGGGGCGTCAAGGCCGCCGAACTCAAACCCAACCTCGCACTGTTGGTGTACATGGGCGTCACCGGCAGGAAGCCGACGAAGTAG
- a CDS encoding pyridoxal 5'-phosphate synthase, with protein sequence MNQDLQALLRSLRVWDPEVTELRRFDPAGAPGEPLALFTAWLAEAVAAGQVEPHTVSLATVDEECLPDVRTVMLHGADADGWSFATHDTSRKGRQLAAHPRAALGFYWPVLGRQVRLRGPVTRADATEGAADLHARSTGALAAALVGRQSEVLRSPEELAARSDAAWERAAAEPEAPAPTWTLYRLAPVEAEFFQGDPRRRHVRLRYRREGEAWTRELLWP encoded by the coding sequence ATGAACCAGGACCTCCAGGCGTTGCTGAGATCGTTGCGGGTGTGGGACCCGGAGGTCACCGAACTGAGGCGGTTCGACCCGGCCGGCGCCCCCGGCGAACCGCTCGCCCTGTTCACCGCGTGGTTGGCCGAGGCGGTGGCGGCGGGTCAGGTGGAGCCGCACACGGTGTCGCTGGCCACGGTGGACGAGGAGTGCCTGCCGGACGTCCGCACGGTGATGCTGCACGGCGCGGACGCGGACGGCTGGTCCTTCGCCACGCACGACACCAGCCGCAAGGGCCGTCAGCTCGCCGCCCACCCGCGGGCGGCGCTCGGCTTCTACTGGCCCGTGCTGGGCCGCCAGGTCCGGCTGCGCGGCCCGGTCACGCGCGCCGACGCGACCGAGGGCGCGGCCGACCTGCACGCCCGTTCGACGGGAGCGCTGGCGGCCGCGCTGGTGGGCCGGCAGAGCGAGGTACTGCGCTCGCCGGAGGAACTGGCGGCACGCTCGGACGCGGCCTGGGAGCGGGCCGCCGCGGAGCCGGAGGCCCCGGCCCCCACCTGGACCCTCTACCGGCTGGCCCCGGTGGAGGCCGAGTTCTTCCAGGGCGACCCGCGCCGCCGCCACGTACGCCTGCGCTACCGGCGCGAGGGCGAGGCCTGGACGCGGGAGCTGCTGTGGCCCTGA